The following proteins are encoded in a genomic region of Maylandia zebra isolate NMK-2024a linkage group LG1, Mzebra_GT3a, whole genome shotgun sequence:
- the LOC101482338 gene encoding hyaluronan and proteoglycan link protein 3 — MRYYYPGNIFDHFASSSPTSDLSHEVEKPRRQFRGLRIVQTLMMMIWCFQTVLLFIAHLVLSDWAPAAPPTQNSFFYGDYLNESGNNELHFIGMKLYVDSAEQSVLSVRGGNATLQCRFWYEPVPSSPREVRVKWSWLPAAGGQETDVIVAFGTRFRSFGDFRGRVQLRQDFPGDAALVLNKLWLNDTGRYRCTVVDGLEDQSAVVHLELQGVVFPYQHPHGRYHLSFLGAQQACKEQDSTVATITQLFQCWKEGMNWCNAGWLADGTVQYPITQSREPCGGARLAPGVRRYDRLHLYPNHYDVFCFSSLLQGRVYYLQSSHKMNLTEAQHACQEDGAEIAKVGQLYSAWKFTGLDRCDAGWLADGSVRYPITRPRSNCGPSEPGVRSFGFPPPQHKHGVYCYKLDTERV; from the exons ATGCGGTATTACTATCCTGGGAATATTTTTGATCACTTTGCCTCCAGCTCTCCAACATCAGACCTTTCACACGAGGTGGAAAAACCACGCAGACAATTTCGCG GTTTGAGGATTGTGCAgacactgatgatgatgatttggTGCTTCCAGACTGTATTGTTGTTCATAGCTCACCTGGTTCTCTCAGACTGGGCCCCGGCTGCCCCCCCAACCCAAAACAGCTTCTTCTACGGTGACTACCTCAATGAAAGCGGCAACAACGAAC TTCATTTTATTGGTATGAAACTCTACGTGGACTCTGCTGAGCAATCAGTGCTTTCGGTCAGAGGGGGTAATGCGACCCTACAATGCAGATTTTGGTATGAGCCTGTGCCGAGCTCACCAAGGGAGGTCCGGGTCAAGTGGTCCTGGCTGCCCGCCGCTGGGGGACAGGAGACTGATGTGATCGTGGCTTTTGGGACTCGATTCCGAAGTTTTGGAGATTTCAG GGGTCGTGTGCAGCTCCGACAGGATTTCCCAGGAGATGCTGCACTTGTGTTGAATAAACTCTGGCTGAATGATACAGGTCGCTATCGATGTACTGTGGTGGATGGACTGGAGGACCAAAGCGCAGTGGTTCACCTAGAGCTACAAG GTGTGGTGTTTCCCTACCAACACCCTCATGGTCGTTACCATCTGAGCTTCCTGGGAGCCCAGCAAGCCTGTAAGGAGCAGGACTCGACAGTGGCCACCATCACACAGCTCTTCCAGTGTTGGAAAGAGGGAATGAACTGGTGCAATGCCGGTTGGCTAGCTGATGGGACAGTCCAGTATCCGATCACGCAGTCCAGGGAGCCCTGCGGGGGAGCCCGCCTCGCCCCGGGTGTCCGCCGCTACGATAGACTTCACCTCTACCCTAATCACTACGATGTCTTCTGTTTCTCCTCTTTGCTCCAAG GGAGAGTCTACTACCTTCAGTCCTCTCACAAGATGAACCTGACTGAAGCTCAGCATGCGTGTCAGGAGGACGGAGCAGAGATTGCCAAAGTTGGACAGCTGTATTCTGCGTGGAAGTTCACGGGGCTTGACCGCTGTGATGCCGGCTGGCTGGCCGATGGAAGCGTTCGCTATCCCATCACCAGACCTCGAAGTAACTGTGGTCCGTCTGAGCCAGGGGTACGCAGCTTTGGTTTCCCACCTCCGCAGCACAAGCATGGAGTCTACTGCTACAAGTTAGATACTGAAAGAGTGTAG
- the LOC101482050 gene encoding uncharacterized protein LOC101482050 encodes MDSPKQLNFHVSIRKGSSIPALQKCNTCCSPGKFHCPFCSPEIFKPTNRPSLRIHLDSHQREAFETGKYTFHRCRLQCRSQAHYHCLYCKATVIRRKTFHSHLSFCSEQQQRRVRKLSKLQAELTQRFQNDRGSPSYDMERDVNGNGITIVSDSEGQDSEGQNSHRASGGHSVSHSFTRSGKCDTGRKMKRSTEMDSSKCHKGVQTDTPKPQDCDEYYFMTLTKVFKKLAPQKKAGVRMKIEHLLLEAQFT; translated from the exons ATGGACAGTCCCAAGCAGTTAAAT TTTCACGTGTCTATCCGGAAGGGATCTTCTATTCCTGCTCTgcaaaaatgcaacacttgctgTTCTCCAGGAAAATTTCATTGTCCGTTTTGTTCACCTGAAATTTTCAAACCCACAAACCGCCCCAGTCTTAGGATCCACTTGGACAGCCATCAAAGGGAAGCCTTTGAAACTGGAA AATACACCTTCCACAGGTGTAGACTCCAGTGCAGAAGTCAGGCGCATTACCACTGTTTGTACTGCAAAGCCACAGTGATAAGAAGGAAAACTTTCCACAGTCATCTGTCATTTTGCAGTGAGCAACAACAGAGGAGGGTCCGGAAATTATCCAAACTACAGGCTGAATTGACACAAAGATTCCAAAATGACAGAGGGAGCCCTTCATATGACATG GAGAGGGATGTGAACGGTAACGGCATAACTATCGTCTCAGATTCAGAGGGCCAAGATTCAGAGGGCCAAAACAGCCACAGAGCCAGCGGCGGCCATTCTGTGTCTCACAGTTTCACCAGATCAGGCAAATGTGACACTGGGAGGAAAAtgaagaggagtacagagatGGACTCCTCTAAATGTCACAAAGGAGTACAGACAGACACTCCAAAACCACAAGACTGCGATGAGTATTACTTTATGACCCTCACGAAAGTGTTTAAGAAGTTGGCTCCTCAGAAAAAGGCAGGGGTCAGGATGAAAATCGAGCATCTTCTTCTCGAAGCTCAATTTACATAG
- the LOC101482831 gene encoding lactadherin isoform X1 produces the protein MKRPGNVTPAYVGTFALLLCLHSVTADYCKVNHCYNGATCVTGVGEEPFICICADGFGGDSCNLTETGPCSPNPCKNDGSCEVIAPTRRGDVFNEYICKCQPGFKGVHCQINVNDCEKQPCKNGGQCRDLDGDYSCQCPSPYVGKQCQLRCVSLLGMEGGAIAESQISASSVHYGILGLQRWGPELARLNNQGIVNAWTSATHDKNPWIEINMQKIMRLTGIITQGASRLGTAEYIKAFKVASSLDGNSYITYKVDGQQRDKVFVGNIDNDRTKTNLFDVPIVAQYIRIIPVVCRRACTLRMELLGCELHVYSNTAGCSEPLGMKSRFISDGQLSASSSYRTWGIDTFTWHPQFARLDKVGKTNAWSPAYNNRSEWIQVDLEKTKRLTGIITQGAKDFGVVQFVSVFKVAYSNDGESWSTVKENTGNDKLFQGNTDNNTHKKNVFEPPVYARYVRVIPWEWHERITLRMELLGCDD, from the exons ATGAAACGTCCTGGAAATGTAACCCCAGCGTATGTAGGAACATTTGCTCTGCTGCTTTGCCTGCATTCAGTTACAG CTGACTACTGTAAGGTAAATCACTGCTACAATGGAGCAACATGCGTGACTGGAGTAGGAGAGGAACCCTTCATCTGCATCTGTGCCGATGGCTTTGGTGGAGACAGCTGTAACCTGACAGAGACAG GACCTTGCAGTCCCAACCCCTGCAAGAACGATGGGTCCTGCGAGGTCATCGCTCCGACCAGACGAGGAGATGTTTTCAATGAGTACATCTGCAAGTGCCAGCCCGGCTTTAAGGGAGTGCACTGCCAGATCA ATGTAAATGACTGTGAAAAACAGCCTTGTAAGAATGGAGGGCAATGCCGAGATCTGGATGGAGACTACTCCTGCCAGTGCCCCTCACCGTATGTTGGAAAGCAGTGCCAGCTAC GGTGTGTTTCTCTGCTGGGGATGGAGGGAGGAGCAATCGCGGAGTCCCAGATTTCTGCTTCCTCTGTGCACTATGGCATTCTGGGTCTTCAGCGCTGGGGCCCAGAGTTGGCTCGACTGAACAACCAAGGCATCGTCAACGCCTGGACGTCAGCCACACACGACAAGAACCCCTGGATCGAG ATTAATATGCAGAAGATTATGCGTCTGACGGGCATCATCACTCAGGGTGCCAGTCGCCTGGGCACAGCTGAGTACATCAAAGCCTTCAAGGTGGCAAGCAGCCTTGATGGAAACTCCTACATCACTTACAAAGTGGATGGCCAGCAGAGGGATAAG GTTTTTGTGGGCAACATAGATAACGACCGCACAAAGACAAACCTTTTTGACGTTCCTATCGTGGCCCAGTACATCCGCATCATCCCCGTGGTTTGTCGCAGGGCCTGCACGCTGCGCATGGAGCTGCTGGGCTGTGAACTTCACG TTTATTCAAACACGGCAGGTTGCTCAGAGCCTCTTGGTATGAAGTCTCGGTTCATCTCAGACGGGCAGCTTTCAGCCTCCAGCTCTTACCGCACGTGGGGCATTGATACTTTCACGTGGCACCCTCAGTTTGCCCGGCTGGATAAGGTGGGGAAGACTAATGCAtggtctcctgcttacaacaaCCGCTCAGAGTGGATCCAG gtTGATCTAGAGAAGACAAAGCGCCTCACGGGCATCATCACACAGGGTGCAAAGGACTTTGGAGTAGTGCAGTTTGTATCAGTGTTTAAAGTTGCTTACAGCAATGATGGGGAGTCCTGGAGTACAGTGAAGGAGAACACCGGAAATGATAAG CTCTTCCAGGGAAACACTGACAACAACACCCATAAGAAGAATGTTTTTGAGCCTCCGGTCTATGCTCGATACGTCCGAGTCATCCCCTGGGAATGGCACGAGCGCATCACTCTGCGCATGGAGCTGTTGGGCTGCGATGATTAG
- the LOC101482831 gene encoding lactadherin isoform X2, producing the protein MKRPGNVTPAYVGTFALLLCLHSVTADYCKVNHCYNGATCVTGVGEEPFICICADGFGGDSCNLTETGPCSPNPCKNDGSCEVIAPTRRGDVFNEYICKCQPGFKGVHCQINVNDCEKQPCKNGGQCRDLDGDYSCQCPSPYVGKQCQLRCVSLLGMEGGAIAESQISASSVHYGILGLQRWGPELARLNNQGIVNAWTSATHDKNPWIEINMQKIMRLTGIITQGASRLGTAEYIKAFKVASSLDGNSYITYKVDGQQRDKVFVGNIDNDRTKTNLFDVPIVAQYIRIIPVVCRRACTLRMELLGCELHGCSEPLGMKSRFISDGQLSASSSYRTWGIDTFTWHPQFARLDKVGKTNAWSPAYNNRSEWIQVDLEKTKRLTGIITQGAKDFGVVQFVSVFKVAYSNDGESWSTVKENTGNDKLFQGNTDNNTHKKNVFEPPVYARYVRVIPWEWHERITLRMELLGCDD; encoded by the exons ATGAAACGTCCTGGAAATGTAACCCCAGCGTATGTAGGAACATTTGCTCTGCTGCTTTGCCTGCATTCAGTTACAG CTGACTACTGTAAGGTAAATCACTGCTACAATGGAGCAACATGCGTGACTGGAGTAGGAGAGGAACCCTTCATCTGCATCTGTGCCGATGGCTTTGGTGGAGACAGCTGTAACCTGACAGAGACAG GACCTTGCAGTCCCAACCCCTGCAAGAACGATGGGTCCTGCGAGGTCATCGCTCCGACCAGACGAGGAGATGTTTTCAATGAGTACATCTGCAAGTGCCAGCCCGGCTTTAAGGGAGTGCACTGCCAGATCA ATGTAAATGACTGTGAAAAACAGCCTTGTAAGAATGGAGGGCAATGCCGAGATCTGGATGGAGACTACTCCTGCCAGTGCCCCTCACCGTATGTTGGAAAGCAGTGCCAGCTAC GGTGTGTTTCTCTGCTGGGGATGGAGGGAGGAGCAATCGCGGAGTCCCAGATTTCTGCTTCCTCTGTGCACTATGGCATTCTGGGTCTTCAGCGCTGGGGCCCAGAGTTGGCTCGACTGAACAACCAAGGCATCGTCAACGCCTGGACGTCAGCCACACACGACAAGAACCCCTGGATCGAG ATTAATATGCAGAAGATTATGCGTCTGACGGGCATCATCACTCAGGGTGCCAGTCGCCTGGGCACAGCTGAGTACATCAAAGCCTTCAAGGTGGCAAGCAGCCTTGATGGAAACTCCTACATCACTTACAAAGTGGATGGCCAGCAGAGGGATAAG GTTTTTGTGGGCAACATAGATAACGACCGCACAAAGACAAACCTTTTTGACGTTCCTATCGTGGCCCAGTACATCCGCATCATCCCCGTGGTTTGTCGCAGGGCCTGCACGCTGCGCATGGAGCTGCTGGGCTGTGAACTTCACG GTTGCTCAGAGCCTCTTGGTATGAAGTCTCGGTTCATCTCAGACGGGCAGCTTTCAGCCTCCAGCTCTTACCGCACGTGGGGCATTGATACTTTCACGTGGCACCCTCAGTTTGCCCGGCTGGATAAGGTGGGGAAGACTAATGCAtggtctcctgcttacaacaaCCGCTCAGAGTGGATCCAG gtTGATCTAGAGAAGACAAAGCGCCTCACGGGCATCATCACACAGGGTGCAAAGGACTTTGGAGTAGTGCAGTTTGTATCAGTGTTTAAAGTTGCTTACAGCAATGATGGGGAGTCCTGGAGTACAGTGAAGGAGAACACCGGAAATGATAAG CTCTTCCAGGGAAACACTGACAACAACACCCATAAGAAGAATGTTTTTGAGCCTCCGGTCTATGCTCGATACGTCCGAGTCATCCCCTGGGAATGGCACGAGCGCATCACTCTGCGCATGGAGCTGTTGGGCTGCGATGATTAG